One genomic region from Rosa rugosa chromosome 1, drRosRugo1.1, whole genome shotgun sequence encodes:
- the LOC133744262 gene encoding dirigent protein 1-like — MALNLIPKLLLVLVLSMTTFSSIASSSKEYKETHMSMYLQDFLTGPNVTDIPVAGVAGKLWAFNQFGTVYVNDNPLTEGPSPQSAEVGRAPGIFVASALDGSSGLVAFSVVFTNKEYNGSTIEILGNSKILDPVRELSVASGTGKFRFARGYATLETYFLDIPRAYSIVRLNITVEHK; from the coding sequence ATGGCATTAAACTTGATACCCAAGTTACTGTTGGTCCTGGTTCTATCCATGACTACATTTTCATCCATAGCCAGTAGCAGTAAAGAGTACAAAGAAACCCACATGTCCATGTACCTTCAGGACTTCCTTACCGGTCCAAATGTCACAGATATACCAGTTGCGGGTGTCGCTGGAAAGCTTTGGGCCTTCAATCAATTTGGAACAGTTTATGTCAATGACAACCCTCTCACCGAAGGCCCAAGCCCACAATCGGCAGAGGTGGGCCGAGCCCCAGGTATTTTTGTGGCTTCAGCACTGGACGGATCTAGTGGCCTTGTTGCGTTTTCAGTAGTGTTCACAAACAAGGAGTACAATGGCAGCACCATAGAGATACTAGGAAACAGTAAAATACTGGACCCGGTTAGAGAGCTTTCGGTGGCATCCGGTACCGGAAAGTTTCGGTTTGCTAGAGGGTACGCTACGCTTGAAACCTATTTTCTGGACATTCCGAGAGCATACTCGATCGTACGACTCAACATAACAGTGGAACACAAGTAG